A stretch of Apis cerana isolate GH-2021 linkage group LG1, AcerK_1.0, whole genome shotgun sequence DNA encodes these proteins:
- the LOC108003477 gene encoding kinesin-like protein Klp61F, giving the protein MNDTRNMKKEKKQHIQVFVRVRPTNNIEKIGKSITVVDVQSNKEVVIRERPHDKFTKKFTFDKVFGPNAKQIQVYNAVVSPLLEEVLAGYNCTVFAYGQTGTGKTFTMEGTDNDPSLHWQTDTTAGIIPRSLSHLFDELRVLEVQEYSVRASFLELYNEEIFDLLSSSDDAAKIRIYEDPTKKGAVIVHGLEEMTIHNKNEVFNILQKGSEKRQTAATLMNAHSSRSHTIFSITVHIKENTIDGEELLKTGKLNLVDLAGSENVGRSGAVDRRAREAGNINQSLLTLGRVITALAEKTPHVPYRESKLTRLLQESLGGRTRTSIIATISPASINLEETLSTLDYAHRARNITNRPEINQKFSKKALLQEYIEEIERLKKDLIACRERNGIYLTPDSYNEMQSLIEFQSKEIEEKLNHIKALEECMNSKEQIFIELKSKNSEQAYELLNIKNKLESTVNTLMSTSSRLAILEREKEEQKHLVEKHAYTENILLSQVQTVLDVANIVTSDVNKLHDKIFRKMQIGQQNKYLGHQFKNNTKEQIKNIEINITTHIENLTQFCVSVKNHIDEQNILISGDIDQSIQVISQDLDNFRQNIIHELMKNINDFYLRYQQWFENGSKNIVDMIDKKTCMLNNISFYIAQKLQQLIENKIAENLQVLNDDVSQNIDNLIEFTKETIILISKYSIEKQDCLNKKILEIKEHIKNIRQNQNDISEKRTNFIKMMDNLQCCFNEVQKEEEENHFATCNILSNIDETCELINNQALDICKMNIEKRKSLQEKLCNDLQIVKKVVFEGTDKSQLIAKSAIEQGIILINKFQMDLNKNCDTLMNYKNCVERNIGEIQKKMEEDKSLILSAINDVYMKVYIAGNEYEKCLNDCKIAFMNVSIEMSQKLENENINAANISSKIIVEIQKIFDQVDKFFTEDLYRDIPTGLTPAKKDFQYCKKLIKTSPHGRLLKKYRETLKDIEDIENEPMSNNILKEEAIDAS; this is encoded by the exons atcCAAGTATATAATGCAGTTGTTAGTCCTTTACTGGAAGAAGTTTTGGCTGGATATAATTGCACAGTATTTGCTTATGGGCAAACTGGTACTGGAAAGACTTTTACTATGGAAGGAACTGATAATGATCCATCATTACATTGGCAAACA GATACTACCGCTGGAATTATACCACGATCTCTAAGTCATTTATTTGATGAATTACGAGTATTAGAGGTACAAGAATATTCAGTGAGAGCTAGTttcttagaattatataatgaagaaatatttgatttattatcttcCAGTGATGATGCTGCTAAAATAAG gaTATATGAAGATCCAACTAAGAAGGGTGCAGTAATAGTACATGGCTTAGAAGAAATgacaatacataataaaaatgaagtatTCAATATTCTTCAGAAAGGATCAGAAAAACGACAAACTGCAGCTACTTTAATGAATGCACATTCAAG tCGTTCCcatacaatattttctatcaCTGTTCATATAAAGGAAAATACTATTGATggagaagaattattaaaaacgggAAAACTAAATTTAGTTGATCTAGCTGGTAGTGAAAATGTTGGAAGATCTGGTGCTGTTGATCGAAGAGCAAGAGAAGCAGGCAATATTAATCAATCGCTATTAACTTTAGGTCGAGTTATAACAGCACTTGCAGAAAAAACTCCACATGTTCCTTATCG ggaATCTAAATTAACACGATTACTCCAAGAATCACTAGGTGGACGTACAAGAACTTCAATAATTGCTACAATATCTCCTGCTAGTATTAATCTTGAAGAAACATTATCGACATTGGATTATGCACATCGCGCAAGAAATATTACGAATCGACctgaaattaatcaaaaattttctaagaaaGCATTGCTTCAAGAATATATTGAggaaattgaaagattaaaaaaagatttaatagcATGTCGTGAACGAAATGGTATTTATTTAACTCCAGATAGTTATAATGAAATGCAATCTTTGAtagaatttcaaagtaaagaaatagaagaaaaattaaatcatattaaagcCCTTGAAGAATGCATGAATTCTAAAgag caaatatttatagaactaaaatcaaaaaattctgaacaagcatacgaattattaaatataaaaaataaattggaaagcACAGTAAACACTTTAATGTCAACATCGTCACGTTTAGCGATATTAgaacgagaaaaagaggaacaaAAACATCTTGTTGAGAAACATGCATAtactgaaaatattcttttgtcaCAAGTACAAACAGTTTTAGATGTTGCAAATATTGTCACTTCAGATGTGAACAAACTTCAtgacaaaatttttcgtaaaat gCAAATAGgacaacaaaataaatatcttggtcatcaatttaaaaacaatactaaagaacaaattaaaaatatagaaattaatattacaacacatattgaaaatttaacacAGTTCTGTGTATctgtaaaaaatcatattg atgagcaaaatattttaattagtggAGATATTGATCAGTCGATTCAAGTTATATCCCAAGATCTTGATAATTTCAGGCAAAATATAATCCATgagttaatgaaaaatataaacgatttt tattTAAGATACCAACAATGGTTTGAAAATGgaagtaaaaatattgtagacatgatagataaaaaaacttgtatgttaaataatatttctttttatattgcaCAAAAACTTCaacaattaatagaaaataaaatagctgAAAACTTGCAAGTTTTGAATGACGATGtttctcaaaatattgataatttgatagaaTTTACAAAggaaacaataatattgatttctaaatattccaTTGAAAAGCaggattgtttaaataaaaaaatattagaaattaaagaacatattaaaaatattcgacaaaatcaaaacgatatttcagagaaacgaacaaattttataaag ATGATGGACAATTTGCAATGTTGTTTCAATGAAGtacagaaagaagaagaagaaaatcattttgcaacatgtaatatattaagtaaCATTGATGAAACTTGTGagcttataaataatcaagctTTAGACATATgcaaaatgaatattgaaaaacgaaaaagtttACAAGAAAAACTTTGCAATGACTtacaaatagtaaaaaaagtaGTTTTTGAAGGAACGGATAAG tccCAATTAATAGCCAAAAGTGCTATTGAACaaggtataatattaataaacaaatttcaaatggatttaaataaaaattgtgatacattaatgaattataaaaattgcgtgGAACGTAATATTGgggaaatacaaaaaaaaatggaagaagataAAAGTCTTATTTTATCTGCAATTAAT gATGTATATATGAAAGTTTACATTGCTggaaatgaatatgaaaaatgtctAAATGACTGTAAAATAGCATTTATGAATGTATCTATAGAAATGAGTCAAAaacttgaaaatgaaaatattaatgcagCAAATATAAGCAgtaaaattattgtagaaatacaaaaaatatttgatcaagttgataaattttttacagaaGATTTATATCGTGATATTCCGACAG gtTTAACGCCcgcaaaaaaagattttcaatattgtaaaaaacttattaaaacatCTCCACATGGACgacttcttaaaaaatatagagaaacgCTCAAGGATATTGAAGATATAGAAAACGAA CCTATGAGCAATAATATACTTAAAGAAGAAGCTATAGATGCAAGCTGA
- the LOC108003595 gene encoding Golgi pH regulator isoform X2: MGFLEDTFVILITQIIFFLGGWVFFVKKLFRDYEVHHRLVQLIFSTTFSLSCTMFELIIFEIIGVLDSSSRYFHWNVGLYMLLFMVIVLIPFYIAYFIISNIRFVRLKLIRPLTVIVYFFYLYLFWKVGDPFPILSPKKGLLSIEQGVSRIGVIGVTVMALLSGFGAVNYPYTSMAYFMRPVTYADVQAIEKRLLQTMDMIVAKKKRIALAKKGEVVGQTEARSRLWGMFGPLSGNKSNQEKAHDIQNARERLEWAATWQGKYFNVLGYFFSVYCTWKIFISTINIVFDRVGKKDPVTRAIEIAVHWIGFDIDVTFWSQHISFYLVGCIVLTSIRGLLLTLTKFFYAISSSKSSNIIVLILAQIMGMYFVSSVLLMRMNMPAEYRIIITQVLGELQFNFYHRWFDVIFLVSALSSIVFLYLAHKQAPTERI, encoded by the exons atggGTTTTTTGGAGGATACATTCGTGATTCTTATCACACAG ATTATCTTCTTCTTAGGAGGATGggtattttttgtaaaaaaattatttcgagacTATGAAGTCCATCATCGATTAGTACAACTAATTTTTTCTACtacattttcattatcttgTACCATGTTTgaactaattatttttgaaataattggagTTCTTGATTCTAG ttctaGATATTTTCATTGGAATGTTGGTCTGTACATGCTTTTATTTATGGTGATtgttttaattccattttacatagcatattttattattagcaatATTAGATTtg taagattgaaattaataagacCATTAACAGTcattgtgtattttttttatctttacttaTTTTGGAAAGTGGGAGAtccttttccaattttaagtCCAAAAAAGGGTTTATTGTCCATTGAACAAGGTGTTAGTAGAATAGGAGTTATTGGTGTCACTGTTATGGCATTATTATCAGGATTTGGTGCTGTAAATTATCCATATACCTCAATGGCTTACTTTATGCGACCTGTAACATATGCTGATGTACAGGCTATAGAGAAACGATTGTTACAAACAATGGATATGATTGTtgctaaaaagaaaagaatagcaTTAGCTAAGAAAGGAGAAGTTGTAGGACAAACTGAAGCTCGGTCTCGACTTTGGGGGATGTTTGGTCCTTTAAGTGGAAATAAAAGTAATCAAGAAA aagcaCATGATATTCAAAATGCAAGAGAACGTTTGGAATGGGCTGCTACTTggcaaggaaaatattttaatgttttaggatattttttttctgtatattgtacttggaaaatattcatt tcaacaattaatattgttttcgaCCGCGTGGGAAAAAAGGATCCCGTAACTAGAGCAATTGAAATTGCAGTACATTGGATTGGTTTTGATATTGATGTTACATTTTGGTCtcaacatatttctttttatctcgttGGTTGTATTGTATTAACATCAATTCGCGGTTTATTATTAACACTTACAAaa tttttttatGCTATATCAAGTAGcaaatcttcaaatattattgtactTATACTTGCTCAAATAATG ggcATGTATTTTGTATCATCTGTACTTCTAATGCGGATGAACATGCCTGCAGAATATCGGATTATAATAACTCAAGTTTTAGGagaattgcaatttaatttttatcatagatGGTTTGacgttatatttttagtatccGCATTATCAtcaatagtatttttatatttagctCACAAACAAGCACCTACAGAAcgtatttaa
- the LOC108003595 gene encoding Golgi pH regulator isoform X3, with protein MGFLEDTFVILITQIIFFLGGWVFFVKKLFRDYEVHHRLVQLIFSTTFSLSCTMFELIIFEIIGVLDSSSRYFHWNVGLYMLLFMVIVLIPFYIAYFIISNIRFVRLKLIRPLTVIVYFFYLYLFWKVGDPFPILSPKKGLLSIEQGVSRIGVIGVTVMALLSGFGAVNYPYTSMAYFMRPVTYADVQAIEKRLLQTMDMIVAKKKRIALAKKGEVVGQTEARSRLWGMFGPLSGNKKAHDIQNARERLEWAATWQGKYFNVLGYFFSVYCTWKIFISTINIVFDRVGKKDPVTRAIEIAVHWIGFDIDVTFWSQHISFYLVGCIVLTSIRGLLLTLTKFFYAISSSKSSNIIVLILAQIMGMYFVSSVLLMRMNMPAEYRIIITQVLGELQFNFYHRWFDVIFLVSALSSIVFLYLAHKQAPTERI; from the exons atggGTTTTTTGGAGGATACATTCGTGATTCTTATCACACAG ATTATCTTCTTCTTAGGAGGATGggtattttttgtaaaaaaattatttcgagacTATGAAGTCCATCATCGATTAGTACAACTAATTTTTTCTACtacattttcattatcttgTACCATGTTTgaactaattatttttgaaataattggagTTCTTGATTCTAG ttctaGATATTTTCATTGGAATGTTGGTCTGTACATGCTTTTATTTATGGTGATtgttttaattccattttacatagcatattttattattagcaatATTAGATTtg taagattgaaattaataagacCATTAACAGTcattgtgtattttttttatctttacttaTTTTGGAAAGTGGGAGAtccttttccaattttaagtCCAAAAAAGGGTTTATTGTCCATTGAACAAGGTGTTAGTAGAATAGGAGTTATTGGTGTCACTGTTATGGCATTATTATCAGGATTTGGTGCTGTAAATTATCCATATACCTCAATGGCTTACTTTATGCGACCTGTAACATATGCTGATGTACAGGCTATAGAGAAACGATTGTTACAAACAATGGATATGATTGTtgctaaaaagaaaagaatagcaTTAGCTAAGAAAGGAGAAGTTGTAGGACAAACTGAAGCTCGGTCTCGACTTTGGGGGATGTTTGGTCCTTTAAGTGGAAATAAAA aagcaCATGATATTCAAAATGCAAGAGAACGTTTGGAATGGGCTGCTACTTggcaaggaaaatattttaatgttttaggatattttttttctgtatattgtacttggaaaatattcatt tcaacaattaatattgttttcgaCCGCGTGGGAAAAAAGGATCCCGTAACTAGAGCAATTGAAATTGCAGTACATTGGATTGGTTTTGATATTGATGTTACATTTTGGTCtcaacatatttctttttatctcgttGGTTGTATTGTATTAACATCAATTCGCGGTTTATTATTAACACTTACAAaa tttttttatGCTATATCAAGTAGcaaatcttcaaatattattgtactTATACTTGCTCAAATAATG ggcATGTATTTTGTATCATCTGTACTTCTAATGCGGATGAACATGCCTGCAGAATATCGGATTATAATAACTCAAGTTTTAGGagaattgcaatttaatttttatcatagatGGTTTGacgttatatttttagtatccGCATTATCAtcaatagtatttttatatttagctCACAAACAAGCACCTACAGAAcgtatttaa
- the LOC108003595 gene encoding Golgi pH regulator isoform X1 — translation MGFLEDTFVILITQIIFFLGGWVFFVKKLFRDYEVHHRLVQLIFSTTFSLSCTMFELIIFEIIGVLDSSSRYFHWNVGLYMLLFMVIVLIPFYIAYFIISNIRFVRLKLIRPLTVIVYFFYLYLFWKVGDPFPILSPKKGLLSIEQGVSRIGVIGVTVMALLSGFGAVNYPYTSMAYFMRPVTYADVQAIEKRLLQTMDMIVAKKKRIALAKKGEVVGQTEARSRLWGMFGPLSGNKSNQESIKQLQTEVIALEELSRQLFLEAHDIQNARERLEWAATWQGKYFNVLGYFFSVYCTWKIFISTINIVFDRVGKKDPVTRAIEIAVHWIGFDIDVTFWSQHISFYLVGCIVLTSIRGLLLTLTKFFYAISSSKSSNIIVLILAQIMGMYFVSSVLLMRMNMPAEYRIIITQVLGELQFNFYHRWFDVIFLVSALSSIVFLYLAHKQAPTERI, via the exons atggGTTTTTTGGAGGATACATTCGTGATTCTTATCACACAG ATTATCTTCTTCTTAGGAGGATGggtattttttgtaaaaaaattatttcgagacTATGAAGTCCATCATCGATTAGTACAACTAATTTTTTCTACtacattttcattatcttgTACCATGTTTgaactaattatttttgaaataattggagTTCTTGATTCTAG ttctaGATATTTTCATTGGAATGTTGGTCTGTACATGCTTTTATTTATGGTGATtgttttaattccattttacatagcatattttattattagcaatATTAGATTtg taagattgaaattaataagacCATTAACAGTcattgtgtattttttttatctttacttaTTTTGGAAAGTGGGAGAtccttttccaattttaagtCCAAAAAAGGGTTTATTGTCCATTGAACAAGGTGTTAGTAGAATAGGAGTTATTGGTGTCACTGTTATGGCATTATTATCAGGATTTGGTGCTGTAAATTATCCATATACCTCAATGGCTTACTTTATGCGACCTGTAACATATGCTGATGTACAGGCTATAGAGAAACGATTGTTACAAACAATGGATATGATTGTtgctaaaaagaaaagaatagcaTTAGCTAAGAAAGGAGAAGTTGTAGGACAAACTGAAGCTCGGTCTCGACTTTGGGGGATGTTTGGTCCTTTAAGTGGAAATAAAAGTAATCAAGAAA GTATTAAACAATTACAAACTGAAGTAATAGcattagaagaattatctcgtcaattatttttagaagcaCATGATATTCAAAATGCAAGAGAACGTTTGGAATGGGCTGCTACTTggcaaggaaaatattttaatgttttaggatattttttttctgtatattgtacttggaaaatattcatt tcaacaattaatattgttttcgaCCGCGTGGGAAAAAAGGATCCCGTAACTAGAGCAATTGAAATTGCAGTACATTGGATTGGTTTTGATATTGATGTTACATTTTGGTCtcaacatatttctttttatctcgttGGTTGTATTGTATTAACATCAATTCGCGGTTTATTATTAACACTTACAAaa tttttttatGCTATATCAAGTAGcaaatcttcaaatattattgtactTATACTTGCTCAAATAATG ggcATGTATTTTGTATCATCTGTACTTCTAATGCGGATGAACATGCCTGCAGAATATCGGATTATAATAACTCAAGTTTTAGGagaattgcaatttaatttttatcatagatGGTTTGacgttatatttttagtatccGCATTATCAtcaatagtatttttatatttagctCACAAACAAGCACCTACAGAAcgtatttaa
- the LOC108003595 gene encoding Golgi pH regulator isoform X4: MFELIIFEIIGVLDSSSRYFHWNVGLYMLLFMVIVLIPFYIAYFIISNIRFVRLKLIRPLTVIVYFFYLYLFWKVGDPFPILSPKKGLLSIEQGVSRIGVIGVTVMALLSGFGAVNYPYTSMAYFMRPVTYADVQAIEKRLLQTMDMIVAKKKRIALAKKGEVVGQTEARSRLWGMFGPLSGNKSNQESIKQLQTEVIALEELSRQLFLEAHDIQNARERLEWAATWQGKYFNVLGYFFSVYCTWKIFISTINIVFDRVGKKDPVTRAIEIAVHWIGFDIDVTFWSQHISFYLVGCIVLTSIRGLLLTLTKFFYAISSSKSSNIIVLILAQIMGMYFVSSVLLMRMNMPAEYRIIITQVLGELQFNFYHRWFDVIFLVSALSSIVFLYLAHKQAPTERI; this comes from the exons ATGTTTgaactaattatttttgaaataattggagTTCTTGATTCTAG ttctaGATATTTTCATTGGAATGTTGGTCTGTACATGCTTTTATTTATGGTGATtgttttaattccattttacatagcatattttattattagcaatATTAGATTtg taagattgaaattaataagacCATTAACAGTcattgtgtattttttttatctttacttaTTTTGGAAAGTGGGAGAtccttttccaattttaagtCCAAAAAAGGGTTTATTGTCCATTGAACAAGGTGTTAGTAGAATAGGAGTTATTGGTGTCACTGTTATGGCATTATTATCAGGATTTGGTGCTGTAAATTATCCATATACCTCAATGGCTTACTTTATGCGACCTGTAACATATGCTGATGTACAGGCTATAGAGAAACGATTGTTACAAACAATGGATATGATTGTtgctaaaaagaaaagaatagcaTTAGCTAAGAAAGGAGAAGTTGTAGGACAAACTGAAGCTCGGTCTCGACTTTGGGGGATGTTTGGTCCTTTAAGTGGAAATAAAAGTAATCAAGAAA GTATTAAACAATTACAAACTGAAGTAATAGcattagaagaattatctcgtcaattatttttagaagcaCATGATATTCAAAATGCAAGAGAACGTTTGGAATGGGCTGCTACTTggcaaggaaaatattttaatgttttaggatattttttttctgtatattgtacttggaaaatattcatt tcaacaattaatattgttttcgaCCGCGTGGGAAAAAAGGATCCCGTAACTAGAGCAATTGAAATTGCAGTACATTGGATTGGTTTTGATATTGATGTTACATTTTGGTCtcaacatatttctttttatctcgttGGTTGTATTGTATTAACATCAATTCGCGGTTTATTATTAACACTTACAAaa tttttttatGCTATATCAAGTAGcaaatcttcaaatattattgtactTATACTTGCTCAAATAATG ggcATGTATTTTGTATCATCTGTACTTCTAATGCGGATGAACATGCCTGCAGAATATCGGATTATAATAACTCAAGTTTTAGGagaattgcaatttaatttttatcatagatGGTTTGacgttatatttttagtatccGCATTATCAtcaatagtatttttatatttagctCACAAACAAGCACCTACAGAAcgtatttaa